From Pyrenophora tritici-repentis strain M4 chromosome 1, whole genome shotgun sequence, the proteins below share one genomic window:
- a CDS encoding galactosyl transferase GMA12-MNN10 family protein, protein MLPGLWSKHAYLLTILGAQIALLPSSRLDWLFWHDRDTILTNPNIPLSIFLPPEEKFSYVNLVVTKDRNGLNNGVFLIRVNEWSVRFLAACLSLREWDSGVVLRYSEQSTMEVVIARDSFRPSTTLVPQHWFNAFPPPLSSPLTFFVPIALAYP, encoded by the exons ATGCTCCCGGGCCTCTGGTCCAAACACGCCTACCTGCTCACAATCCTCGGTGCTCAAATCGCTCTCCTTCCATCATCGCGGCTAGACTGGCTCTTCTGGCACGACCGCGATACCATTCTCACTAACCCCAACATCCCCCTCTCCATCTTCCTGCCACCAGAAGAGAAGTTCAGCTATGTAAATCTAGTCGTGACGAAAGATCGAAACGGGCTGAACAACGGGGTTTTTCTGATCAGGGTGAATGAATGGAGTGTGAGGTTTTTGGCGGCATGCTTGAGTTTGAGGGAGTGGGATAGTGGGGTTGTGTTGAGGTATAGTGAGCAGAGTACTATGGAGGTTGTTATTGCGAGG GACTCCTTCCGCCCTTCAACAACGCTCGTCCCTCAACACTGGTTCAACGCCTTCCCCCCTCCTTTGTCTTCCCCCCTCACCTTCTTCGTCCCCATCGCCCTCGCATACCCGTAA
- a CDS encoding DUF1421 multi-domain protein, whose product MIVVSIEESVQDVVLEGWEDTWVAKARYQGPHLPEPKIDFVYNWVNGSQPELIATMRPYDINSSLNDEEVQILVNAYEKSPTDGSAVGKMGKQSPYWLRGDAHQVQVLSQEEFFGPEERKCLPTFDSLTIENQLYNTKSDTGRLFALSDDMILGKPHSASDLYSPLFGPTLGFKDNTYNTLSPPTEKDAERFGEKPFLIYISWLLNRRFGARKRKGQVHFGHSLSQVVMREAITSFPGPAFRSAAQRFRGETDFQIYSWNIAFHYAVERHREALLYTAEEGMNNEPPEQYRRRIYYNVSDHLEEAGLQPPKVNTEIVWTSLDGPIMIKDLDCDTFDAEECLAPGFSTQSADAQARSPVFSTAAIFGRVSREYPRCGDCLIKLVLNRRRCGLGPLLPHFAKKPHQREVIVKALMKYQYTIVQPDAAFHMVTDAQQAEHTLLRPYIKHNKKVGEMCLNDDVLTQDEGELEANSTTPAAKPSTSSTSTKPAGYTTITPGYGKPPVTVTTTNQPYPTCVSAGGYGSSECAQWSEKPYVSTTIKDYDNHNCTITDAAQPVVVYHTKTTITHEATPVSTQSGSYPTPTGPTGKNSTGCWYELYEKIVEVPYDKLGSHVLPGYLGSGLCKSCDTEQPVHVKECKGGKCTEYDEEYIYGAPKPDVTTYSTTGVYTVPGAKTTMSGTQVYTYPAQTVTVTKPGQAVTCTYEQTKTHQATPTPYQGGSYPVQPNSASNHGSNVTPKQPEGPNGYPSSPAQSPPAAAHGNSYGSPQQPKGQNEYPSSPAQSPQAAAHGNSYGSPQQPKGQNEYPSSPAGTSPAHEKGYGNTTPSTPKQPENGQSNYPSYPTSPEHAQSSSVVGGYPA is encoded by the exons ATGATTGTCGTATCGATCGAAGAGTCTGTCCAAGACGTGGTACTAGAGGGCTGGGAAGACACATGGGTAGCAAAGGCTCGCTACCAAGGCCCTCATCTCCCAGAACCAAAGATCGATTTTGTTTACAACT GGGTCAATGGTTCTCAACCAGAGTTGATTGCGACTATGCGTCCGTACGACATCAACTCATCCCTCAATGACGAAGAGG TTCAGATTCTCGTCAACGCGTACGAAAAGAGTCCAACCGACGGCAGTGCAGTGGGGAAAATGGGCAAACAAAGCCCATACTGGTTGAGGGGAGATGCCCACCAGGTCCAGGTGCTGTCCCAAGAAGAATTTTTTGGTCCAGAGGAAAGAAAATGCTTGCCCACGTTCGACTCTTTGACCATCGAGAATCAGCTCTACAACACCAAATCTGATACCGGCCGGCTATTTGCCCTCTCCGATGACATGATCCTTGGCAAACCACACTCCGCATCCGATTTGTACTCGCCACTCTTTGGGCCGACTCTTGGCTTCAAGGACAATACGTATAATACTTTGAGTCCGCCTACCGAAAAAGATGCCGAGAGATTTGGAGAGAAGCCGTTCTTGATCTATATATCTTGGCTCCTCAACCGCCGCTTTGGTGCACGTAAACGCAAAGGCCAGGTACATTTTGGCCACTCCCTGTCCCAGGTTGTTATGCGAGAGGCCATTACCAGTTTCCCTGGACCAGCTTTTCGCAGTGCAGCACAGCGGTTTCGCGGGGAAACAGACTTCCAGATTTATTCCTGGAACATCGCCTTCCACTACGCTGTAGAGCGGCACCGCGAGGCTCTGCTCTATACTGCAG AGGAGGGTATGAACAACGAACCTCCAGAACAGTATCGACGTCGCATCTACTACAACGTGAGCGACCATCTAGAAGAAGCAGGGCTGCAGCCTCCTAAAGTCAATACGGAAATCGTCTGGACCAGCTTAGACGGCCCCATCATGATCAAAGATCTTGATTGCGATACCTTTGATGCAGAGGAGTGTCTAGCACCGGGGTTCTCCACCCAGTCAGCGGACGCGCAAGCCCGCAGTCCCGTCTTCTCGACTGCTGCCATATTTGGGCGGGTTTCCCGCGAATATCCTCGTTGTGGCGATTGTCTCATCAAGCTTGTTCTTAATCGGCGTCGCTGCGGTCTCGGGCCCCTCTTACCCCATTTTGCGAAGAAGCCACACCAACGGGAGGTCATAGTGAAGGCGCTTATGAAGTACCAGTACACAATCGTGCAGCCTGATGCAGCTTTCCACATGGTTACAGATGCACAACAAGCCGAGCACACGCTGCTAAGGCCATATATCAAGCACAACAAAAAGGTGGGGGAAATGTGTTTGAACGACGATGTTCTCACACAAGACGAGGGGGAACTGGAAGCC AACTCCACCACCCCGGCCGCCAAACCGAGCACGTCGAGCACTTCCACCAAGCCTGCTGGGTATACCACCATCACCCCAGGCTACGGCAAGCCTCCGGTCACCGTGACTACAACGAATCAGCCATACCCTACCTGCGTATCTGCAGGTGGCTATGGTAGTAGCGAATGCGCGCAGTGGAGCGAGAAGCCTTATGTGTCCACGACCATCAAGGACTACGACAACCACAACTGCACCATCACGGACGCCGCTCAGCCTGTTGTTGTCTACCATACCAAGACCACAATCACCCACGAAGCTACCCCAGTCTCGACTCAATCAGGTAGCTACCCTACTCCTACTGGACCTACCGGCAAGAACAGCACCGGCTGCTGGTATGAGCTGTACGAGAAGATTGTCGAAGTTCCTTACGACAAGCTCGGTTCTCACGTTCTTCCCGGTTACCTGGGCTCTGGTCTTTGCAAGTCATGCGACACAGAGCAGCCCGTTCACGTCAAGGAGTGCAAGGGCGGAAAGTGTACTGAATACGATGAGGAGTACATTTATGGCGCTCCTAAGCCCGATGTTACTACATACTCGACAACCGGTGTCTACACTGTTCCTGGCGCGAAGACAACCATGTCCGGCACCCAGGTCTACACTTACCCGGCTCAGACTGTCACTGTCACCAAGCCCGGCCAGGCAGTTACTTGCACGTACGAGCAAACCAAGACGCACCAGGCTACACCCACTCCGTACCAAGGCGGTAGCTACCCCGTTCAGCCTAACTCAGCATCAAACCACGGCTCTAATGTTACCCCCAAGCAGCCTGAGGGTCCGAACGGATACCCATCCTCTCCTGCTCAATCCCCCCCGGCTGCGGCTCATGGAAACTCTTACGGTTCCCCTCAGCAGCCCAAGGGTCAGAATGAATACCCATCCTCTCCTGCTCAATCCCCCCAGGCTGCGGCTCATGGAAATTCTTACGGTTCCCCTCAGCAGCCCAAGGGTCAGAACGAGTACCCGTCCTCGCCTGCCGGAACTTCGCCAGCTCACGAGAAAGGCTACGGCAACACCACGCCTTCCACTCCTAAGCAGCCTGAGAACGGCCAGAGCAACTATCCATCCTACCCTACTTCTCCGGAGCACGCCCAATCTTCCTCGGTCGTAGGTGGTTACCCAG CGTAG
- a CDS encoding Trichoplein multi-domain protein, producing MFKPLAAAYSLSLQHYLQASHGLLADSSFIKKHALKAFKATGIAPIDPEVVLKKFRKSTLTAPPPLVNVSRATITNLINQAYDPSSIAANNLSEILLRLQAAKEIAEYEKDALRAALHVHQKPRNRHEPPLDLQQRKAQLVKEKEKEKELLDKIELKEAKENNRIYQLKIKEAARAAREEAKKVRDEAKAVKAAELDAKRRDRDAAKAIQQP from the exons atgttcaaacctctagcagccgcgtactcactcagcttgcagcactacctccaggcgagccacggtctcttagct GACTCCTCTTTTATTAAGAAGCACGCGTTGAAGGCAtttaaagccactgggatagctcctatagatcccgaagtagtacttaaaaagttccgaaagtcaacactaacagcaccgccgccactagtgaacgtgagtagagctactatcacgaacctcattaatcaggcctacgatccgagctctattgcggccaacaacctctcagaaatactcctccgcctccaggctgccaaagagatcgccgagtacgagaaggacgcactgcgcgcggcgctacaCGTTCACCAGAAGCCCCGCAATCGGCACGAACCTCCCCTAGATCTACAGCAGCGAAAAGC gcagctagtgaaggagaaggagaaggagaaagagctacttgataagatagagttgaaagaggcaaaggagaacaacaggatctatcaacttaagatcaaagaggcagcgcgggcggcgcgtgaggaggcaaagaaggtgcgggatgaagccaaggctgtaaaggctgccgaacttgacgccaaacgacgcgatcgcgacgctgcaaaggctatacaacaaccctag